CTAATAGGCATTCCAGTCAATGCGGGGCAGCAGTGTAAATTGTAAAATTATATACATTGAAAATATACGTGCATAAAAACAGGCGCTTTGGTTAATGATGTTGGCCCTGTAATGGCAATCAATAAATATTGTGGAGATTAATTAATTACCATAGGAAGCTCTTGTTGTGTTTTTAGTTTGATTCAGAATACAGGAAAGCGCAGTAGGAAAGACTTACGTCATATAATGTTAGAAGATTGTTGATAGTGTATTACTACAGGATGTTACAGGGTTTTTTTGGCTGGGTTGTTGTTGCAGGGCGACTACTAGTAGTTTCAGTAGATTCAGGAGTATTTTTACCCTCTGCGGTAGGTGCAGCTGTCTTCTCAACAGGTTCAACGTGTTTTAGATTTGATTTATCAAACGATTTTACTTCAGCTCTTGTTTCCACTTTTTCCTCGGATATAACTAAAGAATATATATCAAATGTTATGCATTGCACTTTATAGTACCCATTTCACACATATTTTGTTATGGCCTGAAAGGGAAATGAAAACAAACATATCAAATGAACAATCAAAAGAAAACAATCATAAGACAATCAAATTACCGTCTTTCGttggtaaaacatttttttcctcAGTTTCAGAGtgctttaaattctttttatcaAAATCTTTTACAGCAGAAACATCTGGTAATTTTTCTGGTCGCGTTTCTTCTTTTAATGTGGCAGCTGTTGGAAgtggatttttttcttctgtttcaaCATGTTTTAGTTTTCCATGATCAAAGGATTTCACCTCAGCTCTCGAATCTGTAGCTTCCTCCTTGATAACATCAGCAGTTGGGAGAACTGTTTTCTCTTCTGTCTCAACATGCTTAAGTTTTGAAGCATCGAAATTTGCAACAGCAGAAACATCTGGTAATTTTTCGGGTcgtgtttcttcttttaatgTGGCAGCAGTAGGGAGTGGATTTTTCTCTTCAGTTTCAACATGTTTTAATTTTCCATGATCAAAGGATTTTACTTCAGCTCTCGAATCTGTAGCTTCCTCCTTAATAACATCAGCAGTTGGAAGAACTGTTTTCTCTTCTGTTTCAACATGCTTTAATTTAGACGCATCAAACTGAGCAACACCTGAAACATCTGGTAATTTTTCGGGTcgtgtttcttcttttaatgTGGCAGCAGTAGGGAGTGGATTTTTCTCTTCAGTTTCAACATGTTTTAGTTTTCCATGATCAAAGGATTTCACTTCAGCTCTCGAATCTGTAGCTTCCTCCTTGATAACATCAGCAGTTGGGAGGACTGTTTTCTCTTCTGTCTCAACATGCTTAAGTTTTGAAGCATCAAACTGAGCAACAGCAGAAACATCTGGTAATTTTTCTGGTcgtgtttcttcttttaatgTGGCAGCCGTTGGAAgtggatttttttcttctgtttcaaCATGTTTTAGTTTTCCATGATCAAAGGATTTCACCTCAGCTCTCGAATCTGTAGCCTCCTCCTTGATAACATCAGCAGTTGGGAGAACTGTTTTCTCTTCTGTTTCTACATGTTTAAGTTTTGAAGCATCAAAATTTGCAACAGCAGAAACATCTGGTAATTTTTCAGGACGTGTTTCCTCTTTTAACGTGGCAGCCGTAGGAAgtggatttttttcttctgtctcAACATGTTTTAATTTTCCATGATCAAAGGATTTCACCTCAGCTCTCGAATCTGTAGCCTCCTCCTTGATAACATCAGCAGTTGGGAGAACTGTTTTCTCTTCTGTCTCAACATGCTTCAGTTTTGAAGCATCAAAATTTGCAACAGCAGAAACATCTGGTAATTTTTCGGGTcgtgtttcttcttttaatgTGGCAGCAGTAGGGAGTGGATTTTTCTCTTCCGTTTCAACATGTTTTAATTTTCCATGATCAAAGGATTTCACTTCAGCTCTCGAATCTGTAGCTTCCTCCTTGATAACATCAGCAGTTGGGAGAACTGTTTTCTCTTCTGTTTCAACATGCTTAAGTTTTGAAGCATCAAAATTCGCAACACCGGAAACATCTGGTAAAACCTCAGGGCGTGTTTCCTCTTTTAACGTGGCAGCCGTTGGAAgtggatttttttcttctgtctcAACATGTTTCAGCTTCGACTGGTCGAATGTCTTAACTTCAGCTCTTGATTCAGTAGCCTCTTCTTTGATAGCTAAAAAGAAAGGGCAAAAATATTACATTTATTGATCTATTAAAGGTATGTGATCTTTAATGTAATCTAGTGTCAATGCTACCCAACATGTACACTAGAACCTGTGtttatgttttaataaaaacttgtcACTTGATCATTGAAAGAAAGTAATGTTAGGAAATTActatatatttaaattaaataccACTAATGACACTATTAAATGAAATTTAATATTAGGaattaaaaaaggaattaaagGAATTAAATTAATGTTAAACTACACTGAATTAATGCTAGCAACAAAGGGACAATCTTACAGTGGATATTAAATTAATCAAGAAATATGgttaaaaaaaggtaaatattCTAACCTAATTGACTGACTATAATTTTCAGTAAATCACTTCCTGCTCTCAAACATTGcttaaaaattattgaagatattatttcagtttgtctgttcagtattcatattactgtggaaagtttatcatttcttgaacatgatagtttagtaggcgacgtttcgggagatgcttctcccatcatcaggcaaagtaaaatgatgttgagcatgtatttatataattgcagaggatcgaaattcataaaaaataaccaatcagaaacgagctgataattaaataaatagatCAGTATCCAAAGTCACATTTTGCTTGTTTGGTAATTGCTTGTTAAGCATGATTTTTTATCAAAGCGTAAAGTGCTCATTCAACGTTTCACAAACTTGATCAGCTATTGACCTTTCTTTATTACATACACCACAGAAGAAAAACTCATGAGCACAGTATCTGGATATAGCAGCAGAATGGACTATGGCATGCCCGTCCACTTCTAATTTACGTAACTGAGCAAAAATAGATTCAGGAAGTCGTATCGATAGATAAAAGTAAATGGTTAACCAGAACATTAATCCTTGAAATGAATCTCAAAAATCACTCCAAATATACTTGTTTGCAACTGGTCTATACCTATTTGTAACTAGTCTATATTCGTCTGCAACTGGTTTATACTTTAGTAGgcaacgtttcgggagatccttctcccatcatcgggcaaagtaaaatgatgttgagcatttatataattgcagtcgaaattcataaaaattaaccaaccagaaacgagctgataattacagttaattatggtaattaacatttccggacctagatgtaggtatataactacttcttctgtagggctggtaaccaaatatCAGGAAGTTGATTccagatgctgtttatgtgtttgttacggtctacactgttgatggtttctttaatcttcctggcagttgttctggattctctgtcaatgatttttttctcATCCTAATTAAACTGTTGACTTCTGCTCCACCTGTGGtccgtttttcttcacatctctgCTTCTCACTGcacgcatatgttcttgtactcgttgcttaaactttctttttgtttcgcctatatacactgcatcacaatctttatacaggatttcgtaaacaacattgatttgttcttccaggtttattttgtcttttggtttagacaaagtgcttcttagggtgtctttaaattttaaattaagttaCTTTTGTGACATTGTATCATAGAAGCATTAACTTATGATGTGTTGTAAAAAAGCTTGAAATATAGCTTGTGAAGAACTCTTATAAGaggatcaaataaaaaatttataaatgtttatttattttaatttttattaggaAATACTTCATTTgattaataaaaatgaataatctttaaaaataagcattgttgtttttgtaattaAAACATGGCTAAAGGCATGTGGGAAACCTTGTAAAAAcatcaaataaaaacaactcAAAAAACATACCGACTGGCAAAAACAACTTTCTAAGCACAGTTTTCTTTACATCCATTCTATAAAACTCATACATACTGGAGCATCTGAACAAACTCTAGctattataacatttttattgttttattcaaAACTGTTTaccttttctaaaaaatacttttcaacATGTATATATCTATACTTGATATTAATAAATGATTTAACAATCAGCCAGTTCATGATTATTATacaatgcaaaaacaaaacatcaaTATAGAATTCAAATATGAGAATCTAAGAATGATTGGTCATCATTGCGAATTAGCAATAAAGGTTTTGTCGGAATAAATCtagcatttttcaaaaaataattattttccatACAGCTTCCAGTGAAAATAATTGAAGCATACTTTGTGCATATACCTAAAATACTGCCTTGTTGTGAGGAGGATCCAAACCACAATAACCAGAAGTGTGAATGAATAAGCCCACCACACTATTAGCGCCACACAGAGAGATCATCTCGCAATGCATAAAGTAGCACAGCTTCAGTTTCATTACACCAATGATATTTGCCCTTTATGATCAAGGGTCCAATGGGGACAAACCAGAAGGAGAATGCACACAACATGTTATCTATATAAAATTTCAAGTGCAATAAAACTTAGATCCAGGATCTAAATTCTCTTTAAATTCTTCagctaataataatttttttgtgacgGTTTCTTTTATTCGTTTCTGTGTTTTAAACCTTCTGAAAAAAAGTATGGTTTGAAAGCTTGCTTACAATCACACATTATCTCACCAGAGTCTGCTAATCAGTATAACAAGGCATCTGCATGTTACCACTTAATCAAATGTATACCAATTAATTTTGCAtgcatttttgttttctatCTCACAAATAAGAACTGCACTGTTGCTATGACAAGAGTTGCTTTTAGTTGATTTTAAAAAGTGAACTTCGGTTTTTGCCTgattttgtctttttaaaataCTGTACAAAAAAATCCACTGGTTAATTAATGTGTGGTAGATTTAACTGTATGTATACCTgactgttattttcttattaataCCAAGCTTAATTACCAATTTTTCCTGACTGCCAGCTGGATGacaatctatttttttttcaattaaagcATATGTCACAAGGTGTAAGGTGGCTAGTTGTTCAGGCTTCTTCAAGATATATTCAGTATTCTCCCAGTCATCACATCACATGATACTTAAACCAATcgctttgtaatttttttaattctttttcttctccAATGTTTACAGAATATAAATAAAGATCATGTTTTATAGAACTGTGACAGTCTGGCTTATCACTtttagtttcttttttgttttactggCTCTCAGTGGAAATAAtccactaaatatatatattatttatgacAGATAAGTATTTTTCAGGGTATCCATTATAGTTTAAGGGGAAACTTGCCATTCAGCTTTTATTAAATCACGGCTTAATACACGATTTTAAAATTAGGATCCCATTTTCATTTTCTATTGCAGTGGGAAAAGTTGGACTTCCCTATTTTTGGTAGTGAAGGCTACAAAAAGTGGCACAAAAATTAGAACTCTTTGGATAGATTTAAAGCTTTCGTTGcgatgtttttactttttttgatgTGTCAGTATCACAATTTATGTGTCTCAGCtaaaaaatgagtaaaaaatCATTGCTAAGTATCATAATTATATATATGAAGTTGCAAAACATGCTAAATCAAAAAACTTGGGAAATATAATATAAGACTTTAGGGTCTTGGGTTTAATACTATGGCCTGATAAATTTATCAAAAGAATTTCTCCTTTTTAACAAATTCTGTATGCTTTGCTACTGAGAACACGGCGTAAAAGTCCAACTTGGCCTATCAGGACATTTCCcataaaatctttgttttctaaCTTCAAATCTGAAATATTTATGGATCTTGTTTATTTAAAGCTTTTTCTGCAggattttaatgaaaatgagTTGCGGTGTgatgtaatgttttgatttgcaTCGAGAACAATGGACATGCGCGCATATGCacaggcaaaaaatataaacaacagaccataATGACCAAAAtattaagtgtaaaaaaaaactgatgCTAAAATTGGTAATGTCTGCTCTTAAACagagaaaataatatttcagaaaaaacaattccaaTTTATTAACAACCTTACATTCCtaaaaatctatataataagcATAAAGATTCATATTTGCTATGTGGTCCTTCTTTTCTTGCCTCTCGGGATACGGATGTGCATATacgaaactttgtaaacattcgcaaaGAATAAAGAtttgagaaaaacaaaaaaaaaatatacaaaaaaattaaaagtggcACGTGATTAAAACTGATCagagaaaaacattaaaataaattcaGGGAAATATATAGTTAATCAGATAAACAAGTCACTTTAGTCACCAAACGTTTGGTGACTTTTttcctgttgttgtttttatcacCCAAATTTAAGGTGTAAAATAAGGAAATTTGCAGTAAAATTTTGACTAATCTAAAAACTGCTTTCCTAATCCCGTTTATTTTATTATAGCTCTTCgtattaaatgtttaaatgaaccACTAAGTACAGAAAACTTTACCAAACCAACAAGACAGCGAAGCAGTGTTTCGAAAAAGTAGGCGTTGCTTTGTATAGTAGAacgttaatatttttaaacttactTTCGCTTGATGGCAGaggatttttttcttctgtttcgaCATGTTTTAATTTACTTGCATCAAAGGATGCTACTTCAGAAATATCAGGTTTGGTTCCCTCCATGTTGAAAGGCTTTTGCTACTACAGTAGTGTCTGACCAGCGCTTGCTCACGAGCTATCTGTGGTGGAAGAGTACGTAAATAAGGATAGTTCAAAGAAAACATGCGCAAGTTCTTAAACTGCTACCGGGGGTAAAAATGCAATTATATTAATTTCATGCACGAATTATGCATTTTATGCAGCGGCACAAGTTTTGCAATgtcctttttttatataagtagaataatatatttgtatattttcttttttattcctaTTCCACTTTatcttaattatatttttattattatacttCTCCCTAATTCGCATGAACATAATAGGAAGCCATGTTGAAATATATTTAAGGTTTTGTTCTACTACGTCATTTGTTCTTTTTACTACCGTAAATAGAAAAGATTGCAACTCGGAAATTCATCCCATTGATTCTTGTTTCCCGTGAACCGGATTTGAGATCAATTTTTTGTGTTTCAggattattatttaaatttgttGACATTTAGAATATATTCTTATAGAATATTTGGTATGTACCTCTCTTTGGTACTTTTTACTTAAGTTTCAGGTAACATATGGTCTCtaatcaacattttttaaagaattccgGCAAATATTGTTTCATAAgacttaaaaacttttttctaacTACATATCGCTGATGATCAAGGAAACACAAGCCTCACACAACAGCATTGTAGGGGATAAATCaatttaaaacaattattttaaaaactgcatttatTTCGAATTAATAACAGATAAAAAGCTGTAATAATCATGGCTTTTATCAACACATttgaatatataatttaaagtaaatattctcatgtttttctaaaaattaatgGCTTTCCCCAGCTTTACCAGCAACTCTTTTAAAATCCTTCATGTTTGTAGCATCGAGTGGACTTCCAATGATCTTAATGTAGTTTATCGCTGTTGTCTCCTCTCCTCCTTGGttattgaaaacaaaaacaactaaattactgacattttgaaatttaacaaatcgtAGTGGAATTAACTTTTCCCCAGTTATATCTTCTGGTGTGAGCTCTAACTGTTGTACACCTTCCATTCGATCAGCTTGATCAAAATCGACAGCATTCGGTTGATTTGTAaacaatttaataatttttggtCCACGCCCATCATTCGGTGCATCAATCTTTAATGAATGAAGTTTAACAGCTTGGTTAAATTCTATAGTTAGAATAAGCTGTTCATCACAGTCACTTTCTAAATATCCGCCTTCCTTTTTAAATACATTTGAGTGGACATGATCGTCACTTTCATTTAAACAATTACATCCAGCAGGATTTATAAATGACGCCAAACTTCCGTGTCCCTTAACTTCTTCATCATCTCCATCATCACTACTGCTGTTACCAACATGTTCTTTCACTTTATCTTGTAAAGCATTAGGATCTCCACCTTGAATTTTATCAATGACAACCTTTGATCTCAAGAAGACAAACGTGGGCATTGCAGTAACGCTGTATTTTTGTTGCATATTTGGACATTGATCGACATctacttttaaaaacaatgctTGGGGATATTTACGACTTAATTGAGCAAATACAGGTGCAATACGTTTACATGGAGCGCACCATGTCGCATGGAAATCTATCACGACTAATTTTGAGCCAGCGTTAACTAATTCTGTCTCCAAAGTGGTGTCGGTAGTAATTTTCACGTTATCAGCCGCCATTTTTACAGCTTTGCAAAATGATAATTCGTACGTTGTTGTATATTATACCAGGTATTTTGTCCCAGATGGTCCGAAGAGCAGTAAATAGAACAAGATGTAACATCTTGGGAAAGAAACAAGCTAGcgccaaccttgttcccagaagTTCTTACTTTTTGGCACTCTGGAGGTCGACAAATGAGCGTATCGATGACTATTTTCCACAGATTACTATCGGGCCTTTGTGACCTCTGTCGAATTGTTACACTGTACCTTCATAACATCTTTAAAAGTAACACTATCGCAGCCTACAACGCTGTCGACTCGAGCATATTATTGGCGAGTTGATGcattttgtcaattttatgtTCTTGTAAGGCGTGAACTACTCTACGGTCTCGAATAACCGCCCTTTCCCCTGCTTATTTTCTTCGGAAAAATTGCTTCCACGGGCGCAGGTCTGACTTGTTCGTCTCGCCGTCAGATgcacacaaaaaaacaataggcCCTAAGATCGAGATTGACCCTTAGCTTTATTTAGTCCCCCactaaagaaagtaaaaattaaataaataaaccaaGTTGATCATAGAAACTTGATTTATATCGTCATGGCTTCCAAGCAATTGATCTGTGGCCCTTGGCGGCTAGCTCGCGCAGCAGGCATATCAGAAATAGAAAAAAGAAGCTCTGGGAACAACATTGAACCTTCACAACAACATCCATCTAGCCGTCAGTTATGCATGAAAAAAACACAACGGTCCCAGGGATCAACGTTAATGCTACATCAGCATTTTTTCTCTCTAAATTCTGtagttcttttttctttacaacGGACTATCTATGTCACCGAAAACAAAAAATCCGTGGTAGACGTCAAACTTCTAGTGTAACATCAGAATAAAAAAACGGCAGAATATGAAAAAATAAGTCTTACAGTGAACTTTCTCTATATCGACTACTCTCTATCTCAATCTTTCTCTCAAGGTTATCCACACAGTAAATAGTAGAACAAAAAAGTTCGGAAAATGAAAATTCATGCACCCAAAACATTTgatatttaacattttgctCGATTGTCAAGATGTCAGTCttcatataggtgaatatttatcatagcacattctAAATACTATATTTAtatctatatttatttataccactatatttatcatagcacattcgcatttcattctcaacagattctctgttgagaatgaaatacggatgtgctatgataaatattcaccatccggataaactatctgagttcatcgctAACAtatgccgcacgtagtgtagtgggttcgtctgcggctcccagttctgaggaccgcggatcgaatcccgctcactgcttggcagtatgttagtgatgaacaaagtagttcttcttcaatatgacttacacgcattatactcacTCGTCAttatcagaggtctgatcggagtaagca
The genomic region above belongs to Hydractinia symbiolongicarpus strain clone_291-10 chromosome 4, HSymV2.1, whole genome shotgun sequence and contains:
- the LOC130641156 gene encoding enolase-phosphatase E1-like isoform X2, with translation MEGTKPDISEVASFDASKLKHVETEEKNPLPSSETIKEEATESRAEVKTFDQSKLKHVETEEKNPLPTAATLKEETRPEVLPDVSGVANFDASKLKHVETEEKTVLPTADVIKEEATDSRAEVKSFDHGKLKHVETEEKNPLPTAATLKEETRPEKLPDVSAVANFDASKLKHVETEEKTVLPTADVIKEEATDSRAEVKSFDHGKLKHVETEEKNPLPTAATLKEETRPEKLPDVSAVANFDASKLKHVETEEKTVLPTADVIKEEATDSRAEVKSFDHGKLKHVETEEKNPLPTAATLKEETRPEKLPDVSAVAQFDASKLKHVETEEKTVLPTADVIKEEATDSRAEVKSFDHGKLKHVETEEKNPLPTAATLKEETRPEKLPDVSGVAQFDASKLKHVETEEKTVLPTADVIKEEATDSRAEVKSFDHGKLKHVETEEKNPLPTAATLKEETRPEKLPDVSAVANFDASKLKHVETEEKTVLPTADVIKEEATDSRAEVKSFDHGKLKHVETEEKNPLPTAATLKEETRPEKLPDVSAVKDFDKKNLKHSETEEKNVLPTKDVISEEKVETRAEVKSFDKSNLKHVEPVEKTAAPTAEGKNTPESTETTSSRPATTTQPKKPCNIL
- the LOC130641156 gene encoding enolase-phosphatase E1-like isoform X3, with amino-acid sequence MEGTKPDISEVASFDASKLKHVETEEKNPLPSSETIKEEATESRAEVKTFDQSKLKHVETEEKNPLPTAATLKEETRPEVLPDVSGVANFDASKLKHVETEEKTVLPTADVIKEEATDSRAEVKSFDHGKLKHVETEEKNPLPTAATLKEETRPEKLPDVSAVANFDASKLKHVETEEKTVLPTADVIKEEATDSRAEVKSFDHGKLKHVETEEKNPLPTAATLKEETRPEKLPDVSAVANFDASKLKHVETEEKTVLPTADVIKEEATDSRAEVKSFDHGKLKHVETEEKNPLPTAATLKEETRPEKLPDVSAVAQFDASKLKHVETEEKTVLPTADVIKEEATDSRAEVKSFDHGKLKHVETEEKNPLPTAATLKEETRPEKLPDVSGVAQFDASKLKHVETEEKTVLPTADVIKEEATDSRAEVKSFDHGKLKHVETEEKNPLPTAATLKEETRPEKLPDVSAVANFDASKLKHVETEEKTVLPTADVIKEEATDSRAEVKSFDHGKLKHVETEEKNPLPTAATLKEETRPEKLPDVSAVKDFDKKNLKHSETEEKNVLPTKDVISEEKVETRAEVKSFDKSNLKHVEPVEKTAAPTAEDIAKEKAGK
- the LOC130641156 gene encoding cytospin-A-like isoform X1, producing MEGTKPDISEVASFDASKLKHVETEEKNPLPSSETIKEEATESRAEVKTFDQSKLKHVETEEKNPLPTAATLKEETRPEVLPDVSGVANFDASKLKHVETEEKTVLPTADVIKEEATDSRAEVKSFDHGKLKHVETEEKNPLPTAATLKEETRPEKLPDVSAVANFDASKLKHVETEEKTVLPTADVIKEEATDSRAEVKSFDHGKLKHVETEEKNPLPTAATLKEETRPEKLPDVSAVANFDASKLKHVETEEKTVLPTADVIKEEATDSRAEVKSFDHGKLKHVETEEKNPLPTAATLKEETRPEKLPDVSAVAQFDASKLKHVETEEKTVLPTADVIKEEATDSRAEVKSFDHGKLKHVETEEKNPLPTAATLKEETRPEKLPDVSGVAQFDASKLKHVETEEKTVLPTADVIKEEATDSRAEVKSFDHGKLKHVETEEKNPLPTAATLKEETRPEKLPDVSAVANFDASKLKHVETEEKTVLPTADVIKEEATDSRAEVKSFDHGKLKHVETEEKNPLPTAATLKEETRPEKLPDVSAVKDFDKKNLKHSETEEKNVLPTKDVISEEKVETRAEVKSFDKSNLKHVEPVEKTAAPTAEGVSLWYVGIAVGLVAFVYYMLFIRDIAKEKAGK
- the LOC130641164 gene encoding thioredoxin-like protein 1, coding for MAADNVKITTDTTLETELVNAGSKLVVIDFHATWCAPCKRIAPVFAQLSRKYPQALFLKVDVDQCPNMQQKYSVTAMPTFVFLRSKVVIDKIQGGDPNALQDKVKEHVGNSSSDDGDDEEVKGHGSLASFINPAGCNCLNESDDHVHSNVFKKEGGYLESDCDEQLILTIEFNQAVKLHSLKIDAPNDGRGPKIIKLFTNQPNAVDFDQADRMEGVQQLELTPEDITGEKLIPLRFVKFQNVSNLVVFVFNNQGGEETTAINYIKIIGSPLDATNMKDFKRVAGKAGESH